CCCGCAACACGGAGGCGGCCGCGCGCGGGGAGGCTGAGGACCTGGGCTTCCTCGGGGCCACCACGCTCGTCGGCGCCCGCGGGCCGTGGGTGGTGCAGTACTGGCGGTCGGTCGACCACCTCTACGCCTACGCCCGCGCGGCCGACCACGCCCAGCTGCCGGCCTGGCGTGCCTTCAACCGGGTGGCCCGACGGCACCCGGGCGCCGTCGGCATCTGGCACGAGACGTATGCCGTGCCCGCGGGCGGGGTGGAGACCCTCTACGTCGGCGGCGCCGGCACCGGGCTGGCGGCCGCGACCGGCGCCGTCCCCGCGACCCGGCGT
This genomic window from Serinicoccus chungangensis contains:
- a CDS encoding DUF4188 domain-containing protein, encoding MPAPQTHAHDGELVVFHIGMTIRKAHRPDLWLPVVRAMPRMLTELARNTEAAARGEAEDLGFLGATTLVGARGPWVVQYWRSVDHLYAYARAADHAQLPAWRAFNRVARRHPGAVGIWHETYAVPAGGVETLYVGGAGTGLAAATGAVPATRRGTDARERLTSGPLPAPVAPAPAERRPVLCALVAPGGRPARTVSGVAGSRWTVRGSGP